A section of the Leminorella richardii genome encodes:
- the rluD gene encoding 23S rRNA pseudouridine(1911/1915/1917) synthase RluD yields MSQQVQLTATVQESQLGQRLDQALAELFPDYSRSRIKEWILEERVSVNGQIISKPKEKVLGGECILVDALIEEETRWEPQDIALNIVYEDDDIIVINKPRDLVVHPGAGNPDGTVLNALLHHYPAIADVPRAGIVHRLDKDTTGLMVVAKNVPAQTRLVEALQAREITREYEAVAIGIMAGGGTVDAAIARHPTKRTHMSVYPMGKPAVTHYRIMERFRAHTRLRLRLETGRTHQIRVHMAHISHPLVGDPLYGGRPRPPKGASEAFIQQLRNFDRQALHATMLRLYHPISGELMEWHAPLPDDMVELVAALREDTEQFKDQLDWT; encoded by the coding sequence ATGTCACAGCAAGTACAGCTTACTGCAACAGTTCAGGAATCACAGCTCGGTCAGAGATTAGATCAGGCATTGGCCGAATTGTTCCCCGATTATTCACGATCTCGTATAAAAGAATGGATCTTGGAAGAGCGCGTGTCGGTTAACGGCCAGATTATCTCCAAGCCGAAAGAAAAAGTGCTTGGCGGGGAGTGTATCTTAGTCGATGCGCTGATAGAAGAGGAAACGCGTTGGGAGCCTCAGGATATCGCTCTGAATATCGTCTATGAAGATGATGACATTATCGTTATCAACAAGCCGCGCGATCTGGTTGTGCACCCTGGCGCGGGCAATCCTGATGGCACAGTGCTGAATGCGCTTTTGCATCACTATCCAGCCATTGCCGACGTGCCGAGAGCCGGCATTGTGCACCGTTTGGATAAGGATACTACGGGTCTGATGGTGGTAGCGAAAAACGTACCCGCCCAGACTCGTCTGGTAGAGGCGCTTCAGGCACGGGAAATTACCCGTGAGTATGAGGCCGTAGCGATCGGTATTATGGCCGGTGGTGGTACAGTAGATGCCGCGATTGCTCGTCACCCGACCAAGCGTACCCATATGTCAGTTTACCCAATGGGAAAACCGGCAGTGACTCACTATCGCATTATGGAGCGCTTTCGTGCCCATACCCGCCTGCGCCTGCGTTTAGAGACCGGCAGAACGCACCAGATTCGTGTGCACATGGCGCATATCAGCCACCCTCTGGTGGGCGATCCGCTGTATGGCGGTCGTCCTCGTCCGCCAAAAGGCGCGTCTGAAGCCTTTATTCAGCAGCTTCGCAACTTCGACCGTCAGGCGCTGCACGCGACAATGCTGCGTTTGTATCATCCCATTAGTGGTGAACTGATGGAGTGGCACGCGCCGCTGCCCGATGACATGGTGGAACTGGTTGCTGCACTGCGTGAAGATACTGAACAGTTTAAAGACCAACTGGACTGGACATGA
- the pgeF gene encoding peptidoglycan editing factor PgeF, translated as MIPLIYPEWQGPANVKALATTRIGGVSPPPYESLNVGDHVDDSPLNVTENRRRLGEQLGSSIEIGWLSQVHGTDVLSMDAYRAADNCADASYSCLPEKACAVMTADCLPVLFCSVHGNEVAAAHAGWRGLQSGVLERTLERFNARPGEVMAWLGPAIGPECFEVGAEVRDAFMDIDPQAALAFQPRGNKYLADIYLLARQRLIAAGVEKIYGGTYCTVSQPELFFSYRREKTTGRMVSLIWFE; from the coding sequence ATGATCCCGCTAATTTATCCTGAGTGGCAGGGGCCAGCGAACGTTAAGGCGCTGGCGACAACGCGAATAGGCGGCGTTAGTCCGCCGCCTTATGAGTCGCTAAACGTGGGCGATCACGTCGATGATTCACCGCTAAACGTGACTGAAAATCGTCGGCGCTTGGGTGAGCAGTTAGGTTCATCGATTGAGATTGGCTGGCTCTCTCAGGTACACGGCACTGACGTTTTGTCGATGGACGCTTATCGCGCCGCCGATAACTGTGCCGATGCGTCCTATAGCTGTTTGCCAGAAAAGGCCTGTGCGGTAATGACGGCAGACTGTTTACCAGTGCTGTTTTGTTCCGTCCATGGCAATGAAGTCGCTGCCGCTCATGCTGGATGGCGAGGCCTTCAAAGCGGCGTTTTAGAGCGAACTCTTGAACGTTTCAACGCGCGGCCGGGAGAAGTGATGGCCTGGCTTGGGCCAGCGATAGGGCCAGAATGCTTTGAAGTTGGTGCGGAAGTGCGGGATGCCTTTATGGATATTGATCCTCAGGCCGCTTTGGCGTTTCAGCCCCGTGGAAATAAATATCTGGCGGATATCTACCTTCTTGCTCGCCAGCGTCTCATCGCTGCCGGAGTTGAAAAAATTTACGGCGGAACTTACTGCACAGTAAGCCAACCTGAACTATTTTTTTCCTATCGGCGTGAAAAAACGACCGGCAGGATGGTGAGTCTTATTTGGTTCGAGTAA